In Raphanus sativus cultivar WK10039 chromosome 5, ASM80110v3, whole genome shotgun sequence, the following proteins share a genomic window:
- the LOC108862914 gene encoding bifunctional fucokinase/fucose pyrophosphorylase, whose protein sequence is MSGGSSRNNIKQQQRKKKADLATILRKSWYHLRLSVRHPTRVPTWDAILLTAASPEQAELYDWQLRRAKRMGRIADSTVTLAVPDPDGKRIGSGAATLNAIYALSLHYQKLGIDPIASEVEVENGSWVRFLSEKHVLMLHAGGDSKRVPWANPMGKVFLPLPFLASDDPDGPVPLLFDHILALASSARHAFRDQGGLFIMTGDVLPCFDAFKMTLPEDSASIVTVPITLDIASNHGVIVTSKSESLAQGGYTVSLVNDLLQKPTVEELVKKDAILHDGRTLLDTGIISARGRAWSDLVALGCSCQPMISELLGSKKEMSLYEDLVAAWVPSRHDWLRTRPLGEHLVNSLGRQKMYSYCTYDLQFLHFGTSSEVLDHLSGDASGIVGRRHLCSIPATTVSDIAASCVILSSEIAPGVSIGEDSLIYDSTVSGAVQIGSQSVVVGIHIPSEAPESFRFMLPDRHCLWEVPLLGHKERVIVFCGLHDNPKNSIHKDGTFCGKPLEKVLCDLGIEESDLWNFNATQDRCLWNAKMFPILTYSEMLKLASWLMGLDDSGNKEKITLWRSSKRVSLEELHGSINFPEMCNGSSNHQADLASGIAKACVNYGMLGRNLSQLCHEILQKETLGLEICKNFLDQCPKFQEQNSKILPKSRAYQVEVDLLRACGDEAKAIDLEHKVWEAVAEETASAVRYGFREHLLESSGKPPHISHLRDRVFQPRRTKVELPVRVDFVGGWSDTPPWSLERAGCVLNMAITLEGSLPIGTIIETTNDKSGISIQDDAGNELHIEDPVTIKTPFEVNDPFRLVKSALLVTGIVQEHSTGLAIKTWANVPRGSGLGTSSILAAAIVKGLLQISNGDESNENVARLVLVLEQLMGTGGGWQDQIGGLYPGIKFTSSFPGVPLRLQVVPLLASPQLISELQQRLLVVFTGQVRLAHQVLHKVVTRYLQRDNLLISSIKRLTELAKSGREALMNCEVDELGEIMSEAWRLHQELDPYCSNEFVDKLFAFSQPYSSGFKLVGAGGGGFSLILAKDTEKAKELRQRLEEHPEFDVKVYNWSICL, encoded by the exons ATGTCAGGAGGATCCTCGAGAAACAACATCAAGCAGcagcagaggaagaagaaggcaGACCTCGCCACGATCCTCCGCAAGTCGTGGTACCATTTGCGTCTCTCCGTGCGCCATCCCACTAGAGTCCCCACATGGGATGCGATCCTTCTCACTGCCGCCAGTCCTGAGCAGGCCGAGCTCTACGACTGGCAGCTCCGCCGTGCCAAGCGTATGGGACGCATAGCTGACTCCACCGTCACTTTGGCCGTTCCTGATCCAGATGGCAAGCGGATCGGCTCCGGCGCTGCCACTCTTAACGCCATCTatgctctctctctccattATCAGAAATTAGGGATCGATCCGATTGCTTCCGAG GTGGAAGTTGAAAATGGTAGTTGGGTTAGATTCCTGTCTGAAAAGCATGTGCTGATGCTTCATGCTGGAGGTGACTCCAAGAGAGTACCTTGGGCTAATCCCATGGGGAAAGTCTTCCTCCCACTTCCTTTTCTTGCTTCTGATGATCCTGATGGCCCTGTTCCTCTCCTTTTTGATCATATTCTTGCTCTCGCTTCTTCCGCAAGACACGCTTTCCGTGATCAag GTGGATTATTCATTATGACCGGTGATGTCCTTCCATGTTTCGATGCTTTTAAAATGACTCTCCCTGAAGATTCCGCCTCCATTGTTACTGTCCCTATCACTCTCGATATTGCTTCCAACCACGGTGTTATTGTCACATCCAAATCTGAGTCTCTTGCCCAAGGAGGCTACACTGTTAGTTTAGTAAATGATCTTCTTCAGAAGCCTACTGTTGAGGAGCTTGTCAAGAAAGATGCAATTTTACATGATGGACGGACGCTCCTCGACACTGGGATCATATCTGCCAGGGGCAGAGCATGGTCAGATCTGGTCGCTCTTGGATGCTCGTGCCAACCCATGATCTCAGAGCTTTTAGGAAGTAAAAAAGAG ATGAGTTTGTATGAAGATTTGGTGGCTGCTTGGGTCCCCTCAAGGCATGATTGGCTGCGAACCCGACCTTTGGGGGAACACCTTGTCAACAGTCTAGGGAGGCAAAAGATGTACAGCTACTGCACCT ATGATTTGCAGTTTTTGCATTTTGGAACATCAAGTGAGGTATTGGATCACTTGAGCGGAGATGCTTCAGGAATTGTAGGTCGAAGGCACTTATGTTCCATCCCTGCAACCACGGTTTCTGATATCGCAGCGTCTTGTGTTATTCTCTCTAGTGAAATTGCACCTGGTGTCTCCATTGGTGAAGATTCACTTATATATGATTCAACAGTTTCTGGCGCTGTACAAATTGGTTCCCAGTCCGTTGTTGTTGGTATTCACATCCCAAGTGAAGCTCCAGAGAGtttcaggttcatgcttccgGATAGGCATTGTCTTTGGGAGGTCCCTCTGTTGGGACACAAGGAGAGAGTTATCGTGTTTTGTGGTCTCCATGATAATCCGAAGAACTCAATTCACAAAGATGGAACTTTTTGCGGTAAACCTTTAGAGAAAGTACTTTGTGATCTTGGCATTGAGGAAAGTGACCTCTGGAACTTCAACGCAACACAAGACAGATGTTTGTGGAATGCCAAAATGTTCCCCATTCTCACATATAGTGAAATGCTGAAGCTAGCGTCGTGGTTGATGGGTCTAGACGATAGTGGAAACAAGGAGAAGATAACCTTGTGGAGAAGCTCAAAACGTGTAAGCTTAGAAGAGTTGCACGGATCAATAAACTTTCCTGAGATGTGCAACGGTTCCAGCAATCATCAAGCTGATCTTGCGTCTGGAATCGCTAAAGCATGTGTGAACTATGGTATGCTTGGGAGAAATCTGTCTCAGCTCTGCCATGAGATTTTACAGAAAGAAACACTAGGATTGGAAATATGCAAGAATTTTCTGGATCAATGTCCCAAATTTCAGGAACAAAACTCCAAGATTCTTCCAAAGAGTCGGGCATATCAGGTAGAAGTTGATCTTCTACGAGCATGTGGGGATGAGGCCAAGGCGATAGACTTGGAGCATAAAGTCTGGGAAGCAGTTGCAGAAGAAACTGCTTCAGCTGTGAGATATGgttttagag AACATCTCTTGGAATCAAGCGGCAAGCCTCCTCATATTTCTCATCTGAGGGATCGAGTTTTCCAACCAAGAAGGACGAAAGTTGAACTACCAGTTCGGGTAGATTTTGTAGGAGGTTGGAGTGATACACCTCCATGGAGTTTAGAGCGTGCGGGTTGCGTCCTCAACATGGCAATAACCCTAGAAGGTTCACTTCCTATCGGCACAATCATCGAGACAACAAATGACAAGAGTGGAATCTCAATCCAAGACGACGCTGGAAACGAGCTACACATCGAAGATCCAGTAACCATCAAGACACCCTTTGAAGTTAATGACCCGTTCAGGCTTGTTAAATCTGCTCTGTTGGTAACCGGCATCGTTCAAGAACACTCCACAGGATTAGCAATAAAGACATGGGCTAATGTTCCTCGTGGTAGCGGTCTAGGAACCTCTAGCATCCTAGCTGCAGCCATTGTGAAAGGACTTCTCCAGATATCTAATGGAGATGAAAGCAATGAGAATGTTGCAAGGCTGGTCTTGGTTTTGGAGCAGCTCATGGGTACTGGAGGTGGCTGGCAAGATCAGATCGGTGGATTATACCCAGGTATCAAATTCACTTCAAGTTTTCCAGGAGTTCCTCTGCGTCTTCAAGTTGTTCCGTTACTCGCCTCTCCACAGCTGATATCAGAGTTGCAGCAACGCCTCCTCGTTGTTTTCACGGGTCAA gTCAGGCTTGCTCACCAAGTCCTACACAAGGTTGTAACAAGGTACCTACAAAGAGATAATCTCTTGATATCAAGCATAAAGCGGTTGACAGAGCTGGCAAAATCGGGGAGAGAAGCGTTGATGAACTGTGAAGTGGATGAGCTTGGGGAGATAATGTCAGAAGCTTGGAGATTGCATCAAGAGCTTGATCCGTACTGCAGCAATGAGTTTGTGGACAAGCTTTTCGCGTTTTCGCAGCCTTATAGCTCAGGTTTCAAGCTTGTGGGTGCAGGTGGTGGTGGATTCTCGCTTATACTGGCTAAGGACACAGAGAAGGCTAAGGAGTTAAGGCAGAGATTGGAAGAGCATCCAGAGTTTGATGTCAAAGTTTATAATTGGAGTATCTGTCTCTAA
- the LOC108862915 gene encoding DNA-directed RNA polymerase III subunit RPC10 encodes MEFCPTCGNLLRYGKSQFICSTCPYIARIERQVEIKKKQLLVKKSIDPVVKKDDIPQGPETEAPCPRCGHDKAYFKTMQIRSADEPESRFYRCVKCEQTWREE; translated from the exons ATGGAGTTCTGTCCGACTTGTGGGAACTTGCTGCGTTACGGTAAATCACAGTTCATCTGCTCAACATGTCCTTACATCGCCCGCATTGAAAGACAG GTGGAGATAAAGAAGAAGCAATTGCTGGTTAAGAAATCCATAGATCCTGTTGTCAAGAAAGACGACATTCCACAAGGACCTGAAACTGAAG CGCCATGCCCAAGATGCGGGCACGACAAGGCATACTTCAAAACAATGCAGATTCGTTCAGCGGATGAGCCGGAATCGAGATTTTATCGATGCGTCAAGTGCGAGCAAACTTGGCGTGAGGAATGA